The DNA sequence GGGAGCTGGGTCATCCTTGACGATCAGCGGAGCGTCTTCCTCTTTCACCACCACACCAGATGTAGGGGTTTGGTGTGGTGGTGAAACCTCCGGGGCATGTTCCGGCAGGCCGTACAGCCCCCGACCCAACCGCACCACCCGCCCGGACTTCTCCAGCAACTTCAGCGCCCGGTCAAACGTGCCGCCCCGCCCGCCCAACTTGGCCCGGGGCTGCGGGCCGTCCTGTAGGGCGTCCAGAATGTCGCGCTGAGCTTCCTGCCCCCGCTCGTCCCGTTCCCGCTGAGCCGTCCGCGGGCCCGCCTCCCCCAGACACTCCAAATCCAGTTCTTCCAGCCGGTCGCCCCTGTTCGTGAATCTCAGGTGGGTGACGAATGGCTCAAAGGTTGCCGTGTTGCTCTTGTCCACCGTCCAGCGGGTGACGGCCCGCCCGTCCTGTTCTTCGCCTTCCAGCGCCACCGACACCCGCGCCCACGCCCGTTTCTGTTGGCTGCCCATCGGCGTTGGCACGCCCATTCCACCTGCCGCCGCTTTCGTCGCGTGGTCAATCACCAGCACCGCCGCGCCCGCCTTCCTCGCCGGGTTCAGCCCCAGGCGCAGGGCCAGCGCCACTTCCTGCCCATTGTTGGTGTCGCCCACCATCATCTGCCCCAGGGAGTCACACACCACAAGGTCAATCCCCAGCTCTTTCACCGTCTGAGCAATGTCCGGCCCCATCGCCTCCAGT is a window from the Deinococcus apachensis DSM 19763 genome containing:
- a CDS encoding AAA family ATPase produces the protein MTGPREPRILPVFNGKTAPPVKPVEWLVEKFLARGAGTLLFGQPGVSKTAHTAHLTACLVAGRPFAHLRTVARGLRVLYLDFDGSWEWNHELFEAAFRGVGLEGIPEEFIYYSPNTEECNFPGEETSSLKSLEAMGPDIAQTVKELGIDLVVCDSLGQMMVGDTNNGQEVALALRLGLNPARKAGAAVLVIDHATKAAAGGMGVPTPMGSQQKRAWARVSVALEGEEQDGRAVTRWTVDKSNTATFEPFVTHLRFTNRGDRLEELDLECLGEAGPRTAQRERDERGQEAQRDILDALQDGPQPRAKLGGRGGTFDRALKLLEKSGRVVRLGRGLYGLPEHAPEVSPPHQTPTSGVVVKEEDAPLIVKDDPAPARVATAEEEWTW